Sequence from the Streptomyces sp. NBC_00440 genome:
GGGTCACCGGAGGCGGCGGCCAGACCATCGCCGGCATCGCCGAGCTGACCCTCTACGGGACGCCGGCGTAACCGGACCGACGTGGCCGGACCGGCGCAGGCGGACGCCTCAAGGGTGACCGGCACCGCGGGCCGGCCGAAGAACGAGCGGTACGCGGTGTGAGCCTGCGCACTCGGCGCGAGGACTGTGTTCCAGCACGGCTCCGGGGCGGCTACAATAACTTGCTCGATACAAGCAACAAAAGAATAGAGAGGCGGGAGGCATGGATAAGGGGACGGTCCATGACCGCCCAACAGAGGCGGTCCCGGTCACCGGTGAAGCCAGTGCCGAGAAAGCCGCAGCCGGACTCGGGAGCCAGCTCGTACGGTTCTCCCGGCTGCTCACAGCCCACCGGCGCCGGACCAAGATCGAGCAGGGAGCCGGCGAGCGCGTGCTCCTGGCCCGGCTGGTGCTCGACGGCGAACAGCGAGCCACGGACCTGGCCACGGACACCTTCCTGGACCTGTCGACAGTCAGTCGGCAGGTGCGGTCGATGGTGGAGCGAGGCCTGATCGAGCGGCGCCCGGACCCGGAGGACCGGCGAGGTGCGTTGCTGCACGCGACCGAGGCCGGGCAAGCGGCGTTCGAGGCGTACCGGCGGCAGCGCGACGCAGAGCTGGCGGATCTCCTCAGGCCATGGCCACCGGAGGACCGGTACCAGCTCATCCGGCTGATGGCACGCCTCAACGACGACCTGGCAGAGCATGAACACGCACGTCACTGCT
This genomic interval carries:
- a CDS encoding MarR family winged helix-turn-helix transcriptional regulator — translated: MDKGTVHDRPTEAVPVTGEASAEKAAAGLGSQLVRFSRLLTAHRRRTKIEQGAGERVLLARLVLDGEQRATDLATDTFLDLSTVSRQVRSMVERGLIERRPDPEDRRGALLHATEAGQAAFEAYRRQRDAELADLLRPWPPEDRYQLIRLMARLNDDLAEHEHARHCSGNHSEAAAKQGAKQA